A region from the Pseudanabaena sp. BC1403 genome encodes:
- a CDS encoding PhoH family protein: protein MGTARNEPYILSLPNPSSAICLAGTREENLKLLAETTGVRIIMRGQDLLIDGTTEQISLIEKMVNALKPLWSQEKTIAAVDIRAAREAIAEERSGEWRDRATISRNRRGDSVQPRTYRQQQYVRAMENHDLIFGVGPAGTGKTYLAAVAAVSALQSNKFERIILTRPAVEAGESLGFLPGDLQQKIDPYLRPLYDAMNEMIGAEKVPQLMERGIIEVAPLAYMRGRTLSNSFIIVDEAQNTTAAQMKMVLTRLGFKSRMVVTGDITQIDLPRHQKSGLIIAMNILKGVEGVSFNLFDKNDVVRHPLVHNIIAAYENAEAD, encoded by the coding sequence ATGGGTACAGCCCGCAACGAACCGTATATTTTGAGCTTGCCAAATCCTAGTAGTGCGATCTGTCTTGCAGGGACACGCGAGGAAAACTTAAAACTACTTGCAGAAACAACAGGTGTGCGGATAATCATGCGGGGCCAAGACCTATTAATTGATGGCACGACGGAGCAGATCAGCCTTATAGAAAAAATGGTTAACGCTCTGAAGCCACTGTGGTCACAGGAAAAAACGATCGCAGCTGTAGATATTAGAGCTGCTCGTGAAGCGATCGCGGAGGAACGTTCTGGCGAATGGCGCGATCGCGCCACTATTTCTCGTAATCGTCGTGGTGACTCAGTGCAGCCACGCACCTATCGCCAGCAGCAATATGTGCGAGCGATGGAAAATCACGATTTAATCTTTGGCGTGGGGCCTGCGGGTACTGGAAAAACCTATCTCGCCGCAGTTGCTGCGGTGAGCGCATTGCAAAGCAATAAATTTGAGCGGATTATCCTCACCCGCCCCGCAGTCGAAGCAGGCGAAAGTCTCGGTTTTCTGCCTGGAGATTTACAGCAAAAAATTGATCCCTATCTACGTCCTCTCTATGACGCAATGAACGAAATGATCGGGGCGGAGAAAGTTCCGCAATTAATGGAGCGTGGCATTATCGAAGTCGCGCCTCTTGCCTATATGCGTGGACGTACCCTCAGTAACTCATTCATCATCGTTGATGAGGCACAAAACACAACTGCCGCCCAAATGAAAATGGTCTTAACGCGACTGGGGTTTAAATCGCGTATGGTTGTAACAGGCGACATTACCCAGATTGATTTACCCCGCCATCAAAAATCTGGCTTAATCATTGCCATGAATATTCTGAAAGGAGTTGAAGGAGTTTCCTTTAATTTATTTGATAAAAATGATGTAGTGCGCCATCCTCTAGTGCATAACATCATCGCCGCTTACGAAAACGCAGAAGCAGATTAA
- a CDS encoding MoaD/ThiS family protein, with amino-acid sequence MNYESISEDIQITVKLFAIFQEVLATDEIQITLASGTAVSQIFDRLASQYPNLEKWRSLTRYAVNLNFAEPQTILKNGDEVALIPPVSGG; translated from the coding sequence ATGAACTACGAATCAATTTCTGAAGATATTCAAATCACTGTCAAATTATTTGCAATTTTTCAAGAGGTACTCGCTACCGATGAAATACAAATTACGCTAGCCTCAGGTACTGCGGTGTCGCAAATATTTGATCGCCTAGCTAGTCAATATCCAAATCTTGAGAAATGGCGATCGCTAACTCGTTATGCCGTGAATCTCAATTTTGCAGAACCACAGACAATTCTTAAAAATGGTGACGAAGTCGCACTGATCCCCCCTGTAAGTGGCGGATAA